Proteins encoded in a region of the Odocoileus virginianus isolate 20LAN1187 ecotype Illinois chromosome 9, Ovbor_1.2, whole genome shotgun sequence genome:
- the LOC110127514 gene encoding prostaglandin F synthase 1-like translates to MDLKSQKVKLNDGHFIPVLGFGTYAPEEVPKSEALEATKFAIEVGFRHIDCARLYQNEEQVGQAIQSKIADGTVKREEIFYTSKLWCTFLQPDLVRPALEKSLKDLQLDYVDLYLIHFPVAMKPGEELLPKDENGKMILDSVDLCCTWEALEKCKDAGLTKSIGVSNFNHKQLEKILNKPGLKYKPVCNQVECHPYLNQRKLLDFCKSHDIVLVAYSALGSQRVKGWMNQSHPVLLEDPVLCAIAKKNKQTPALVALRYQIQRGVVVLAKSYNKKRIKENIQVFDFELSPEDMKAIDGINRNIRYNEILFGVGHPEFPFSEEY, encoded by the exons GTACCTAAGAGCGAAGCTCTGGAGGCAACCAAATTTGCTATAGAGGTTGGGTTCCGCCATATTGACTGTGCTCGTCTATACCAAAATGAAGAGCAGGTTGGCCAAGCCATTCAAAGCAAGATTGCAGATGGCACTGTGAAGAGAGAAGAGATTTTCTATACTTCAaag CTTTGGTGCACTTTCCTTCAACCAGATTTGGTCCGACCAGCCTTGGAAAAGTCACTGAAAGATCTTCAACTGGATTATGTTGATCTCTATCTCATTCATTTCCCAGTGGCCATGAAG CCAGGGGAGGAATTACTTCCaaaagatgaaaatggaaaaatgatatTAGACTCAGTGGATCTCTGTTGCACGTGGGAG GCCCTGGAGAAGTGTAAGGACGCAGGGCTGACCAAGTCCATTGGGGTGTCCAACTTCAACCACAAGCAGCTGGAGAAGATCCTGAACAAGCCGGGGCTCAAGTACAAGCCCGTCTGCAACCAG GTGGAATGTCACCCTTATCTCAATCAGAGGAAACTGTTGGATTTCTGCAAGTCACATGATATTGTTCTTGTTGCCTATAGTGCTCTGGGATCCCAAAGAGTAAAAGGATG GATGAACCAGAGCCACCCCGTTCTCTTGGAGGATCCGGTTCTTTGTGCCATTGCCAAAAAGAACAAGCAGACCCCAGCTCTGGTTGCCCTTCGCTACCAGATACAACGTGGGGTTGTGGTTCTGGCCAAGAGTTACAACAAGAAGCGGATCAAAGAGAACATACAG GTGTTTGACTTTGAACTGAGTCCAGAAGACATGAAAGCAATTGATGGCATCAACAGAAATATAAGATATAACGAGATACTATT TGGTGTTGGTCACCCTGAGTTTCCATTCTCTGAAGAATATTGA